In Chloroflexaceae bacterium, the following proteins share a genomic window:
- a CDS encoding methyltransferase domain-containing protein, which yields MIASVNLCSQWLFTTGLTRTLRYSFVHPRAIAHRALYRALVRLAPAAHGTLLDVGCGSRPYAALFAPYVTRHIGVDVPTSMHSNTAVDVMGTALRLPLQSGSCNTVLATEVMEHVSDPRGMLMEIRRVLAPGGVLILSVPLHEPLHELPYDYYRYTDVALRHLLTEQGFLIERIERRGGPIAVVTYLFCAFLYRAYGADGYPARMRMRPLAGPPVVALCAILQMIAAGLDPLILDDFDTLGFVVLARKA from the coding sequence ATGATTGCCAGTGTCAATCTTTGCTCACAATGGCTCTTCACCACCGGTTTAACACGTACATTGCGCTATTCATTTGTCCATCCACGCGCTATTGCCCATCGTGCGCTGTACCGCGCGTTGGTGCGCCTTGCTCCTGCTGCGCATGGCACGCTGCTCGACGTGGGCTGCGGATCCCGGCCCTATGCGGCCCTTTTCGCTCCCTATGTTACACGCCATATCGGGGTGGACGTGCCAACGTCAATGCACAGCAATACGGCTGTAGATGTCATGGGCACCGCTCTTCGGCTCCCGCTGCAATCTGGATCGTGCAACACGGTGCTGGCCACCGAGGTGATGGAACACGTTTCCGACCCTCGAGGGATGCTGATGGAGATCCGTCGCGTGCTTGCTCCGGGCGGGGTTTTGATCCTGAGCGTTCCTCTGCACGAACCGCTCCACGAATTGCCGTATGACTACTATCGGTATACGGATGTAGCCCTGCGCCATCTCTTGACCGAGCAAGGGTTCCTTATAGAGCGGATCGAGCGGCGTGGCGGCCCGATCGCCGTGGTGACGTACCTGTTCTGCGCGTTCCTCTATCGCGCCTATGGCGCCGACGGCTATCCCGCCCGAATGCGCATGCGCCCGCTAGCCGGACCGCCGGTCGTCGCGTTGTGCGCCATCCTTCAGATGATTGCCGCCGGGTTGGATCCGCTGATCCTGGACGACTTCGATACCCTCGGCTTCGTCGTGCTGGCGCGAAAAGCATAG
- a CDS encoding methyltransferase, TIGR04325 family: MSIQRLAQQFVPPIVVQGLKRLKMQFVSPPWEYLPEGWSHHDPKITGWNVASVLAAQKARWPEFVRMIQAPGVLGIANEGAVSSAASYITHNTYMTYAYVLALTAHHRDTVSILDWGGGIGHYGVISRELLPSVTIDYHCKEVPLLCQGGREVLPDAHFYEDEAACFQRKYDLVLVSGSLQYAEDWRSLAQRLLQATEGYLYITRLPVVQRSASFVVVQRPYQFGYSTEYKGWFFNRADFLATMRSFGAELMREFLIEPSAYVFKAPEQGDYRGFLFRPSALR; encoded by the coding sequence ATGAGCATCCAGCGCCTGGCACAGCAGTTTGTGCCTCCGATTGTCGTACAAGGATTGAAGCGTCTGAAGATGCAGTTTGTGTCTCCCCCCTGGGAGTACCTCCCTGAAGGGTGGTCGCATCACGATCCGAAGATCACGGGGTGGAACGTCGCCAGCGTTCTTGCCGCGCAGAAAGCGCGCTGGCCAGAATTCGTCCGCATGATCCAGGCGCCCGGAGTGTTAGGGATTGCCAATGAGGGCGCCGTGTCCTCTGCTGCCAGTTATATCACCCATAACACCTATATGACCTACGCCTATGTGTTGGCATTGACCGCTCATCATCGCGATACGGTGTCAATCCTTGATTGGGGCGGTGGGATCGGTCACTACGGAGTGATAAGCCGTGAGTTGCTGCCTTCAGTGACCATAGACTATCATTGTAAAGAAGTTCCATTACTCTGTCAGGGAGGGCGAGAAGTCCTGCCTGACGCCCATTTTTATGAAGATGAAGCAGCTTGTTTTCAGCGCAAATATGATCTGGTGTTAGTGAGCGGCTCGCTGCAATATGCAGAAGACTGGCGGAGCCTGGCGCAACGGCTCTTACAGGCGACTGAAGGGTATCTCTACATCACCCGCTTGCCAGTCGTGCAGCGATCGGCTTCATTTGTCGTGGTGCAACGACCGTACCAGTTCGGATATTCTACTGAATATAAGGGCTGGTTTTTCAACCGCGCCGACTTTCTTGCGACCATGCGTTCATTTGGCGCTGAACTCATGCGCGAGTTTCTCATCGAGCCATCTGCATACGTTTTCAAGGCCCCAGAACAGGGCGATTATCGCGGTTTTCTCTTCCGGCCCTCAGCGCTTCGTTAG
- a CDS encoding flippase: MHNVWNVLPAFIVSRLKGHPLLQRILKNIGWLLIEKILRISASVAVLSYLARYLGPGQFGLLNYATAFVALFSAFASLGLDTIVVRELSRKPEARDVLLGTTCVLKLLGGLVAGVLCLTALAFIRPEQQVMYWLVGIMALGFLFQAFDVIDLWFQSQIQASYSVVARSSAFFLMVFAKMAMIYLGASLMAFAWAMSLELLLVSVGLIAAYLITGKRLTDWIASIEQAIHLLRDSWPLILSGLFVMIYMRIDQVMLAELFGEKEVGIYSVAMRLLEVWYFIPMIVASSTYPSIVSAVSEAEIFYQRLQRLYNVMALLGYAAIITTILMGSWFIVALFGEEYQAAGPMLNILIWSGLFTNLGVARSSFLMAKNWAHLHTLSVFFGCIINIVLNYMLIPSYGGIGAAIATCVSYWFAAHGFCYIYGPLFKTGNMVTRALIFPFGRIRLEHGANG; the protein is encoded by the coding sequence ATGCATAATGTTTGGAATGTTTTGCCCGCCTTTATTGTGTCCAGATTGAAAGGACACCCCCTTCTCCAGCGGATCCTCAAAAACATCGGCTGGCTTCTGATTGAAAAGATCCTACGAATAAGCGCCAGTGTTGCTGTGCTGTCATATCTTGCACGGTATCTTGGTCCCGGGCAGTTTGGCTTGTTAAACTATGCGACTGCATTCGTTGCTTTGTTTAGCGCCTTTGCTTCGTTAGGTCTCGATACGATTGTTGTTCGTGAGCTATCTCGAAAGCCTGAGGCGAGAGATGTATTGCTAGGCACGACATGCGTGTTGAAACTGCTAGGCGGTCTCGTTGCAGGAGTGTTATGCCTGACTGCGCTCGCATTCATTCGCCCCGAGCAACAAGTGATGTACTGGCTGGTGGGCATTATGGCGCTGGGTTTTTTATTTCAGGCATTTGATGTTATTGATTTATGGTTCCAGTCGCAGATACAAGCTTCTTACTCGGTCGTTGCCCGCAGCAGCGCCTTCTTCCTCATGGTTTTCGCAAAGATGGCTATGATATACCTCGGTGCATCGCTGATGGCCTTTGCCTGGGCGATGTCGCTCGAATTGCTACTGGTGAGTGTGGGCCTGATAGCGGCGTATCTCATCACTGGAAAAAGGTTGACTGACTGGATTGCGAGCATCGAGCAAGCCATCCATTTATTACGTGACAGTTGGCCCTTGATCTTGTCTGGCCTGTTCGTCATGATTTATATGCGCATTGATCAAGTTATGCTTGCAGAGTTGTTTGGTGAAAAAGAGGTTGGCATATACTCTGTGGCGATGCGTTTGTTGGAGGTCTGGTACTTTATCCCGATGATCGTTGCATCTTCCACCTATCCGAGCATTGTTTCAGCGGTGAGCGAAGCGGAGATCTTTTATCAACGCTTGCAGCGATTGTATAACGTGATGGCTCTGCTTGGATACGCGGCAATTATCACCACCATCCTGATGGGATCCTGGTTCATTGTGGCGCTTTTTGGAGAGGAATATCAAGCCGCCGGCCCGATGCTCAATATTTTAATCTGGTCTGGTCTTTTTACCAATCTTGGAGTTGCCCGCAGTTCATTCTTAATGGCCAAAAACTGGGCGCACCTGCACACGCTTTCGGTCTTCTTTGGATGTATTATCAACATTGTTCTCAATTACATGCTAATCCCTTCATATGGAGGCATCGGCGCAGCGATTGCGACCTGTGTCTCATACTGGTTTGCAGCGCATGGATTTTGCTATATTTACGGTCCGTTATTTAAGACAGGAAATATGGTTACTCGTGCGCTCATCTTTCCGTTTGGGCGAATCCGCCTTGAGCACGGAGCCAACGGATGA
- a CDS encoding glycosyltransferase: MTNQGCEPLVSIVTPSYNQGRFIRATIESVLSQDYPHIEYWVIDGGSTDETLNVLRSFEGDPRFHWISEPDRGQSHAINKGLARCRGEIFNWLCSDDCLTPGALRRVADAWCANGPSLIYGYTRYIDAEGRDLGRYSKGKPKVSGVYCMPQPSVFLPQKAVKDVGGVDESLYYTMDLDLWLRLMGMYQAVLLPYDLSLYRLHDTSKTVSQTLGFLRDFERVAIRAVRLGQVSSIEAQCEVDLLASVIYTTSKQKDLRKAFRHAFRSVARNPLTLPDVFAILTKGVARHLTGEQNWTVLRRHLVV; the protein is encoded by the coding sequence ATGACCAACCAGGGTTGCGAACCGCTCGTTAGCATCGTCACCCCATCGTATAATCAGGGACGCTTTATTCGCGCCACTATTGAGAGCGTGCTAAGCCAGGACTATCCGCACATCGAGTACTGGGTCATAGATGGGGGAAGTACCGATGAGACCCTGAATGTCCTGCGCAGTTTTGAGGGCGATCCGCGCTTTCACTGGATCAGCGAGCCGGATCGCGGCCAGTCACATGCGATCAATAAAGGTCTGGCCCGCTGCCGGGGTGAGATCTTCAACTGGCTTTGTTCTGATGACTGTCTGACCCCCGGAGCGCTGCGCCGCGTTGCCGATGCATGGTGCGCCAACGGACCGTCGCTCATCTACGGTTACACGCGCTACATTGACGCTGAGGGCAGAGATCTCGGCCGGTATTCAAAAGGAAAACCAAAAGTCTCTGGCGTCTATTGCATGCCGCAGCCATCGGTGTTTTTGCCGCAAAAAGCGGTGAAGGACGTGGGCGGTGTTGATGAGTCGCTTTATTATACAATGGACCTTGATCTCTGGTTGCGATTAATGGGCATGTATCAAGCGGTGCTTTTGCCATATGATCTGTCGCTGTACCGGTTGCACGACACTTCCAAAACCGTTTCCCAGACCTTGGGGTTTTTGAGAGATTTTGAACGCGTTGCCATTCGCGCAGTGCGCCTGGGTCAGGTTAGTTCAATTGAGGCTCAGTGTGAGGTGGATTTGCTTGCATCCGTCATCTATACCACTTCAAAGCAGAAGGATTTACGCAAAGCCTTTCGGCATGCTTTTCGGTCGGTTGCGCGTAACCCGTTGACGTTGCCCGATGTTTTCGCCATTCTCACCAAAGGGGTGGCGCGTCATCTCACAGGTGAGCAGAACTGGACGGTCCTGCGACGGCATCTGGTTGTGTGA
- a CDS encoding class I SAM-dependent methyltransferase — MHLARKLLYQSVAERAHYARGKMLDVGCGSKPYKLLFSNVELYVGLDMPSVLSADIYADGQFLPFCSESFDTVLCNQVLEHVPEPAQLMREVARVLRPDGVLILTTPQTWGLHLEPYDFYRYTRYGLGYLAAQAGLAVIEISPTCGLWATLAQRLADTLAHTYTHFQRPGYLAVRIIAAPLLLSGYLLDRIFGPRGDTLDNILVARKPV, encoded by the coding sequence TTGCATCTCGCAAGGAAGCTGCTTTATCAATCCGTAGCAGAGCGGGCGCATTATGCTCGCGGGAAGATGCTGGACGTCGGTTGTGGTTCAAAGCCCTATAAATTGCTGTTTTCAAATGTTGAGCTTTATGTTGGCCTTGACATGCCTTCGGTTCTAAGTGCGGATATCTATGCCGATGGTCAGTTCTTGCCGTTTTGCAGTGAGTCCTTTGACACCGTTCTTTGCAATCAGGTGCTTGAGCACGTTCCTGAACCGGCTCAGTTGATGCGCGAAGTGGCGCGCGTGCTTCGTCCAGATGGCGTCTTGATACTGACCACTCCTCAAACCTGGGGCTTGCATCTGGAGCCGTATGATTTTTACCGCTACACCAGGTATGGCCTGGGCTACCTGGCTGCCCAGGCCGGTCTCGCGGTGATTGAAATCTCTCCAACCTGTGGTCTCTGGGCGACGCTTGCTCAGCGGCTTGCTGATACGTTGGCGCATACTTATACACACTTTCAAAGACCAGGGTATCTCGCGGTGAGAATAATCGCAGCTCCGCTGCTCCTTTCCGGTTATCTGCTGGATCGGATCTTTGGGCCGCGGGGTGATACTCTTGATAATATACTCGTCGCTCGCAAGCCGGTATAA
- a CDS encoding tetratricopeptide repeat protein, which translates to MLPSFRENRAGCLLIGVCVLVGLVALYAAAPRLAGMFFIQRGAALLATDPAGQNAAILTESLSNFQRAADLLPDDPLPLRYMARVYQLDGRVDEALTVLEKALSLRPDSVLIQTDLLRAYVLTGHPDHALELSAALGYTPDRFVVVGDEYRRSGDYAQALRWFDVAAYADAALASHIVFHRLVSAALARDPQAFEVLHEAQTELPDLQAPQVGVAPVAVPGAAFRRVEALSQPPFVSGTPLNHPYGGSTGVFWGNGQATLLVQVARSGAYVVRVTVVNTVPPPIQLAFGANGLPLHQVSLVAGDNTQSVVEFPVMLTTPLSTVDIWFLNDANVQGLDRNAYIEQVEILPAPSSQ; encoded by the coding sequence ATGCTCCCCTCATTCAGGGAGAATCGTGCAGGATGCCTCCTGATTGGCGTCTGCGTGCTCGTCGGGTTGGTGGCGCTCTATGCCGCGGCGCCCAGGCTGGCGGGCATGTTTTTTATACAGCGCGGCGCAGCGCTGCTGGCCACGGATCCCGCCGGACAAAACGCCGCCATACTGACGGAATCGCTAAGCAATTTCCAGCGCGCGGCCGATTTACTGCCTGACGATCCCCTGCCGCTACGCTATATGGCCCGGGTCTATCAACTCGACGGACGCGTTGATGAAGCGCTCACGGTTCTTGAAAAGGCTTTGAGTCTCAGACCCGATAGCGTCTTGATCCAGACCGACCTGCTGCGCGCCTATGTTCTTACCGGGCATCCAGATCATGCCCTGGAATTGAGTGCGGCGCTTGGGTATACCCCTGATCGCTTCGTGGTCGTTGGCGATGAGTATCGTCGCAGCGGCGATTATGCTCAGGCGCTGCGCTGGTTTGACGTGGCGGCGTATGCTGATGCCGCCCTGGCTTCGCACATCGTGTTCCATCGCCTGGTGTCGGCGGCGCTTGCGCGTGACCCACAGGCATTTGAGGTGCTGCATGAGGCGCAAACGGAACTGCCCGACCTGCAGGCGCCACAGGTAGGTGTAGCGCCCGTTGCGGTGCCGGGAGCAGCGTTCCGTCGGGTCGAAGCGCTCTCGCAACCGCCGTTTGTCAGTGGCACGCCGTTGAACCACCCTTATGGCGGATCCACGGGCGTCTTCTGGGGCAACGGTCAGGCGACGCTGCTGGTACAGGTTGCGCGATCTGGCGCATATGTGGTTCGAGTAACGGTTGTGAATACTGTTCCCCCCCCGATCCAACTGGCGTTTGGCGCAAATGGCCTTCCACTGCATCAGGTGTCGCTTGTCGCGGGTGATAATACGCAATCTGTGGTGGAGTTTCCAGTCATGCTTACAACACCCCTGTCCACAGTTGATATCTGGTTCTTAAACGACGCGAATGTTCAAGGTCTTGACCGTAATGCATACATTGAGCAGGTAGAGATCCTGCCTGCGCCATCCTCGCAGTAG